AGCTGCGTGTTCGAGGGCGAGCGCGCCTATGGCGGCAGGGTGTTCAGGAGCACGGCCCATTCCGAACGGCTGAAGGCGTCGGCCAACATCCTCGATTTCGAGATCCCGTTCTCGGTCGCGGAGATCGACGCGGCGAAGCAACTCGTGATCGACACGAACAATTTGCCGGATGCCTATCTGCGCCCGATCGCCTGGCGCGGCTCGGAGATGATGGGCGTCTCCGCCCCGAACAACACGATCCATCTCGCGATCGCCGCCTGGCAATGGCCGAGCTATTTCGATCCCGCCGAGAAGCTGAAGGGGATCCGTATCGACCTCGCCGAGTACCGAAGGCCCGATCCGCGCACGATCCCGGCGCTTGCCAAGGTAAGCGGCCTCTACATGATCTGCACCATCTCCAAACATAAGGCCGAGCGAAAAGGCTATGCGGATGCGATGATGCTGGATTGGGAGGGGCGCGTCGCCGAATGCACGGGCGCCAACATCTTCTTCGTCCGCGATGGCAAGCTCCACACCCCGATCGCCGACTGCTTCCTCGCCGGAGTCACCCGCGCCACCGCGATCGAACTCGCAAGGCGACGCGGCATCGAGGTGATCGAGCGACGGATCATGCCGGAGGAGCTCGACGGTTTTGCCGAATGCTTCATCACCGGCACCGCCGCCGAAGTGACCCCGGTCTCCGAGATCGCGGAGTGGACGTTTACTCCGGGCGCGATCTCGGAGCAGTTGATGCGGGACTACGCGGCCGAGGTGCAGCCCGGGGCAAGCGGGAAGCGGCGTAACGGGCGACGGGCACGTCGGTACGCACCCTCGCCCCGTTTTTTCCCGGGGAGAGGGCGGGGTGAGGGGTTCTCTCGGCCCTCATGTGTTTATCGATAGACCGGTACCCCCTCACCCGAAATTCGCTACCGCGAATTTTCGACCTCTCCCCGCAAGCGGGGCGAGGTAAAGAGAGGCATTTGCCGGCCGAGTGGCTGAAAGCTCGACGTTTGTGTTGTAAGTCAACGTGTATGTTGTAAGTCAACGTTGACTTACAGAGCTTACGACGAGCGACATGGCCGAAAAACCCAAAAAACCCCAGAAACTGAAGGCGCGCCTGCCGCGCGGGCTGGAGGATCGCGATCCCGCCGCGATCAAGGCCACGCGCCAGATGGTCGAGAAGATCCGCGCCGTCTACGAGCTCTTCGGATTCGAGCCGGTGGAAACGCCGGCGATGGAATATACCGACGCGCTCGGCAAGTTCCTGCCCGACCAGGATCGCCCCAATGAGGGTGTGTTCTCGTTCCAGGACGATGACGAGCAGTGGATCTCCCTGCGCTACGACCTGACCGCGCCGCTCGCGCGTTACGTCGCGGAAAATTTCGACACGCTGCCGAAACCCTATCGCAGCTACCGCGCCGGCTACGTTTTCCGCAATGAAAAGCCCGGCCCCGGCCGCTTCCGCCAGTTCATGCAGTTCGATGCCGATACGGTCGGCTCGGCGACGCCGGCGGCGGACGCCGAGATCTGCATGATGGCGGCAGACACGATGGAAGCGCTCGGCATTGCGCGCGGCTCCTACGTGGTGAAGGTGAACAACCGGAAGGTTCTAGACGGATTGATGGAGAGTATCGGTCTCGGCGGCGAGGAGAATGCGGGAAGGCGCCTTACAGTACTTAGAGCGATCGACAAGCTTGATAAATTTCCGATCGCCGAGGTAGCCAAACTTCTTGGACCCGGACGTTGGGACGGCGGCGAAGAAGGAAAGGGCGATTTCACAAAGGGAGCCGGGCTTTCTGATTCAGATATGGCACGCGTCATCAATTTCACCGGCTGGGGCGCCCCTGATTCAGGCTCAATGAGCGAGCACGCCTCTAACGAAGTCACGTTGGCCAACTTCGAGAAGATCGTCGAAGGAAATGCGCTGGGACTTGAGGGCGTGGCTGAACTCTCACAGATGAGAGATTTAGTCGCTGCCGCAGGCTATGACGACGGCCGCGTCGTTATCGATCCCTCCGTCGTGCGCGGCCTCGAATATTACACCGGGCCCGTTTACGAGGTCGAACTCCTGCTCGATACCAAGGACGAGAAGGGCCGTCCCGTACGCTTCGGCTCCGTCGGTGGCGGGGGTCGTTATGACGGCCTCGTCTCGCGCTTTCGCGGCGAGCCGGTGCCGGCGACCGGTTTCTCGATCGGCGTGTCGCGCTTGCAGGCCGCGCTGACGCTGCTCGGCAAGCTCGCCACGCGGCCCGAATTCGGGCCCGTCGTCGTCACCGTGTTCGACCGCGACCGCGTCGCGGACTATCAGAAGATGGTCAGCGCCTTGCGCACCGCGGGCATTCGCGCCGAACTCTATCTCGGCAACCCCAAGAACATGGGCAACCAGCTCAAATATGCCGACCGCCGCAATTCGCCTTGCGTGATCATTCAGGGCTCGGATGAAAAGGCGCGCGGCGAGGTGCAGATCAAGGATCTGATCGAGGGCGCCAAGGCTGCGGCCGCGATCGCCTCCAATCAGGAATGGCGCGAGACACGCCCGGCGCAGTTCTCGTGCAGCGAGGCTGACCTCGTCGCGAAAGTGCGCGAGGTGCTCACGCGCCATGACGTGAGCTGGGGTTAGCCATTCGCGAGAGCCGTCATGCCCGGGCTTGTCCCGGGCATCTGCGTCCTGTTTGATAGGCCATCGTGATTGGCCCGTCCGGCCGCAAGGGAGAGAACAAGATGCCTGAGATCACCATCAGCATGGCCGAAGGCCGCACCGACGAACAGAAGGCCGGCATGATGCGCGACATCACGCAGGCGCTGGTGACGAATCTCGGCGTCGATGCCGAGGCCGTCGTCATTCAGATCAACGAAGCTCCGCTTCGCCACAAGATGAAGGGCGGCAAGACCTTCGTGGAACGCGCGGCTGCAGCGAAGAAGTGACGCGTGAGCGTCACAGCCCGTCAGGGCTGAACCCGGAATCTCGATCCACGACCTCTGGATTCCGGGTCCGCGCTTCGCGCGTCCCCGAATGACGAGCAAGATCCCATGGACGCACGTGAGTTCATCAAGATAGGCATGAGCGCGGAGCGTACCCTCGTGGTGCCGCCGGAGCGCACGGTCGGCCACTTCGTGTCCGACATGCCGCTGGTCTATGCGACGCCGATGATGATCCTGGAAATGGAGATGACATCGGGCGATGCGATCGCAAAACATCTCGCGCCGGGGTGGATCACGGTCGGCACCGAAGTCGACGTCCGGCATCTCGCGGCGACGCGTGTCGGTGCGACCGTGCGCACCACCGCGCGCGTGATCGAGGTCGAGCGCCGCGTCATCCGGTTTGAAGTGGAAGCCTTCGATGGCGAGCGCAAGATCGGCGAGGGCAAACACGCGCGAGGGCTCGTGAACTACGAGCAGTTCACCAAGCGGTTTGGTGTGCCAAAGTCGTAGGGCGACGGTGCCGTAGGTTGGGCAAAGGGAAGCGTGCCCACCACTTTTCAAGTAAGGCGCAACATGGTGGGCACGGCGCTACGCGCCTTGCCCACCTACTTCGCCAATTCCTTCGAGCGTTTCGTCGCGGCCGCGATCGCGCGGGTCATCAGGTCGCGCAGGCCCGGCTCGCCCATCAGCACTTCGAGCGCGGCGGCAGTGGTGCCGCCGGGCGAGGTGACGTTCTGGCGCAGTGTGCTCGATGCAAGCTCCGAGCGGTGCAGCAGCTCGCCCGCGCCTGCGACCGTCTCGCGCGCGAGTTTGGTGGCGAGCGCCTCCGGCAGACCCGCCTCGATGCCGGCGCGTGCGAGCTCTTCGGCGAGCAGGAAGACGTAAGCGGGGCCCGAGCCGGAGACGGCCGTGACCGCATCCATCAGGCCTTCATCCTCGACCCATTCGACCAAGCCGGTGGCGCGGAGCAGCGCGTCGGCCACCGCGCGCTGCTTGTCGCTGACATTGTTCGCGGCCACCGCGACCGTGATGCCGCGGCCGATCGCAGCCGGCGTGTTCGGCATGGCGCGCACCACGGCGCCGCCGCAGATCTCTTGCAACGAGGCGATCGTGGTTCCCGCCATGATCGAGACCACCGAGGTGCCTGCGGAAACATAGGGCTTCAGCTTCGCGCCGGCCTCGCGGAAGGATTGCGGCTTGACCGCGACGACGAGCGTCTGGACGGTGCCGGCGCTCGTCACATCCGGATTGAGCGCAACGCCTTTCGCAGCGAGCGCGCTGATCTCGGGTGACAGATGCGGCTCGATCACGGCGACGCGGCGCGGATCGAGGCCTTGTGCCAGCCATCCGGTCAGCATCGCGCCGCCCATCTTGCCCGCGCCGGCGAGGAGAATGGTGCCGGTGATGTTCTTCAAGGTGCCGTCGTTCGCCATCGCTGTTGCCACTCACTTGGTGTCGTCCCAGCGAAAGCCAGGACCCCCGCGCGAGCGCTTGCGCTCGCCGCGTTACCACAGGCGTTTTAGTGGATGGAGATGCTGGCAACAAGCATCGTGCACTAAGGGGGAGATCACGCGGTTGGGGCCCGGGCTCGCGCTGTGCGCGTCCCGGGGACGACGAGCGAGCCTTACGCCTCGCCTGCCGTGTCGAACATGGCGGCGTCCATCGCCTCGGTGGTCGATTTGCCCGCCCACACCACGAACTGGAACGCGGGGAAATAGCGCTCGCAGGCGTGGATGGCGCCGGCGAGCATGGCCTCGCATTGCGCGGTCGAGGCGGACAGCCCGCCCGGCAGCATCAAGGCCTGGCGGTGCATGATCATGCCGGTGTGGGTCCACAGATCGAAGTGACCAACCCATAATTGCTCGTTGATGGCGGCGACGAGCCGCTGCACCTCGGACCTGCGCGCGACCGGAATCTTCATGTCGAACGCGCAGGCCAGATGCAGCGCCTCGATCTCACCCATCCAGGTGAAGGAGAGCTGATAGTCGGTCCACTGCCCCTTGGAGACGATCGTGATCTCGTCGTCGCCGGAACGTTCGAATGCCCAGTTGTTGGTGGCGGCGATGTCCTCCACCACCGAGAGCGGGTGGCTGCGGGAATCGATATTGCTTTCGAGCAGGGACATGCCGTCTCGACCTCTTGCCTTCTTGTTTCTCTTGATACGCACGCGGTTGGCCCGGCGCGCGCTCCCTTAACGTCGCTGACGGCGATCCTCTCGGATCGCGCGGGCCTGTCGGGGATCAACTGATGTGATTTGCGGAATCTGCGCAACTCCGTCGCGAGTCCGTCCACAAGCTCGGACCTGCTCGTCCACAGCTCATCTCGGTCACAATTATTAATTTGAGAACAAATCGGAATCGGATCGAGCGACCGGCGCGCCAATCGTTAATGCCGTCCCAAATTCCGTCCCACGGGGGGCCGGACCGCCCCGGCCGCATGGAGCAATGCGCTTTCCCATGCGGAACGCGCTTGCCGGGACCCCACCGCGGCGTCATATTTCCAGACAGGCCGTTCATCCCGAACGGCTGCGCGTATTCCGCAAAAGTGGGTACCGGTTTTGCGACAAGAGTACGCGCATCTTAAATCTGAGCATTTTTCCACGGCAAACCGGTTCCCACTTTGCCTGAAAAATGCTCGCGTTCTCAGGGCGGGGTGAAAGTCCCCACCGGCGGTAAGGGTCGTAAGGTCCAAGCCCGCGAGCGCCTTCCTCCGCAAAGGGGAAGGGTCAGCAGATTCGGTGCAACTCCGAAGCCGACGGTTAAAGTCCGGATGAAAGAGAACGGTCGGTGGCGGTCCGCATCGCGAGGATGCGGTCGTTCGTCGTTCCGTATGCCCTGATTCTGGTCCTTAAGAAGGAAAGCCATGAATCAGATGTTGCAAGACCCGCAAGTCGAAACCTCCCAGCCAACCCAACATCCGCCGGTTCCACCCGAGCCGCCGTCACCCGAGCATCCCCGCTTCGCTAAGCCGCAGCGGGTCGCTTTCGTCGAGGCCTGCTGGCATCACGACGTCGTACAGGAGGCGCGCTTTGCCTTCCTGAAGGAGGCCGAGGCGCGGCACCTCACCCATGTCGACGTGTTCCAGGTGCCGGGCTCGTTCGAGATCCCGCTGCACGCGCAGATCCTCGCCAAGACGCGGCGCTACACCGCGATCGTCGCGGCCGGCCTCGTCGTCGACGGCGGCATCTACCGCCACGAGTTCGTTGCCGATACCGTGATCAAGGCGCTGATGGACGTGCAGTTGCGCACCGAGGTGCCGGTGTTCTCCGCCGTGCTGACGCCGCAGCAATTCCACGAGACCGAGGTGCACTACGACTTCTTCCGCAAGCACTTTGCGATCAAGGGCGTGGAGGTCGCCGAGGCCTGCGCCAACACGCTGCACGGGTTGGAGCGGCTGCGCGGCCAGGTCGCGGCGGGGATCGTGTAACCTCGCGCCACGCACGCCGCTGATTGTCATTTCCGCCGCCGCGTCGATAAACTCGGCGGCGGGAGGAGGCGCTCCGTGGGGACGGAGCGGCCGGCAAGATCATGTTCGAAGGACACGATCCCTATCTCGTTGCGCTCTCCGTGGCGATCGCGAGCCTGGGCGGCTATACCGGCTTTGCGCTTGCGGCGCGCATCCGCAACACGCCGGGCGTCAGTAACCGCGTGCAAGGCGTCGGCCGGGGCTCGACCTCGGCGCCATAACGCCGGAGGAGATCGCGATGTCGATCCTCGCCGAGATCACGCAAGCGCGCCGCCGCGGGCAGCGCGCGGCCAACCCGCTCACGGACAAGGAGAAGACCGACCGACGCCCAGATCGGCGGCAAGCTTGCCCAGCTCGGGGCGCGGCTGATCAACTCCACGGCGACGAAGCTGGCCGGCGAATTCTTTGCGTCATTTGCCCAGATCGTCAGCGCCAGGGCCGGGGCGGACATCTGACTCACGCGATCGGCTGCTCCGGCTTGAGCAGCCGGTAATGCAGCCGCGCGTAGCCGCCGAGCCATCTGACGGCGGCATTGAGTCCAAGCAGCAGCAATGCACCGAAACCCGCGCCCGTGGTCACCAGCGCGATGCCCGCAAGCCCGCGCAACACCAGCTCGACGATCCGTCCGTCGCCCAAATGCTTGTAGAGGCTGATCAGCAATCCGATGCCGACGATCCCGAGGACGAGCATCACGAAGGCGATGATGAGCAGGATCAGCATGACGACGAGCAGCAACGGCAAGAGCAGGATGACATCGACCACGGCGAGGCCCCCGAGCGCCAGCAGCGCGGCCGTGGAGTTTTGCAGCGAATGATGATTTTCCCATCGGCGAAGCCCCGTCTCGGCACGCAGCTCGCGCGCCAGCCGCCGCGGGTCGCCAAGCGCTTCCGCGACCTGCTCCTCGGCCCGGCCGGAGGCGCGCGCCTCCTCGAAATGGGCGCTGTAGTCGGCGAGGATGTCGTCGATCTCCTCTGCGGGAAGCCCGGCGAGCCCGTCGCGGAGGATGCGGAGGAAATCGGCACGTTTCATCTGGTGTCTCCGAGCAACTCGTTGACGGCGTCCGCGAATGTTCGCCACTCGCGCTTCTGCGCAGCCAGGGCGGCGCGGCCCGCCGGCGTCAGCCGGTAGTATTTTCGCGGTGGCCCGCTGCTGGATTCGGCGAGGCGGGTGTCGACGAGTCCGTCATCCTGCATGCGTCGCATCAGCGGATAAATCGTGCCTTCGCCCATGCCGACACTGGCCGCCAGCGTCGAGGCGATCTCGTAGGCATAGCTTTCGCCGCGCGCGAGCAGCGCGAGCACGCAGAGTTCGAGCGCGCCCTTCTTGAGCTGAATTTGATTCGCGGAGTCTGCCATTCCTCCACTTGACTACACCGCCTCGAAGTGAACTTATATAGCAAGGTACTATGCATTGCAAGGTACCTGTTTATATGCACTCTGATGGGAGACGCGACCATGAGCCATCTTGATCGCCGCCGCCTTTTGGCTGTCCTTGGCGCCGGCCTCGCCGCGCCGCGTACATTGCTTGCTGCCGCACCATCCGAAGCGATCGCGCAGCGCCTCGCGGACGCCGAGCGCGATGGCAAGGTGTTCGGCCTGCACGTGCTGCTCGTGAGCCAGGGCGGCAGGCTCGTGTTCGAGCATTATGGGCGGGGAGAGGATGAGCGGCTGGGGCGTCCGCTCGGTAACGTCGTGTTCGGTCCGGACGTGTTGCATGACCTGCGCTCGGTCTCCAAGAGCGTGGTCGGTCTCGCTTATGGTGTTGCACTTGCGGCCGGTAAGGTGCCGCCGCCCGAGGCCAAGCTCTACGAGCAGTTTCCGGAGTACGCCGATCTCGCCGGGCAACCTGGCCGCGACCGGATCACGATTCATCACGTGCTCTCCATGACGCTCGGCTTTGAATGGGACGAGCTCACGATTCCCTATGGCCAGCCCGGCAACAGCGAAGGCGCGATGGAGGCGGCCCCGGACCGCTATCGCTTCATCCTCGGTCTCCCGATCATCGGTGAGCCCGGTGTCAAATGGACCTATTGCGGCGCCGCCACTGCGCTGCTCGGCCGCCTGATCGCCAAGGGCACGGGTGAAGCGCTGCCGGCCTATTGCCGTCGCGTCCTGTTCGATCCGCTCGGCTTCGGCCCCACCGAGTGGAATGTCGGCAGGGACGGCGAGCCGCGCGCCGCCTCAGGCCTGCGCCTGCTGCCACGCGATCTCGCGAAGATCGGCCAGCTCATGCTCGCTGACGGCACCTGGAACGGAACGTCCGTCGTTCCCGCCGATTGGGTGAAACGCGTGACCACGCCCGTGGTCCCGACCAGCGCCGTCCGCAACTACGGCTATCACTGGTACATGGGCGACTACAACGCAGCTCAGGGCCAGCCCTTGCATTGGTTCGGTGGTGTCGGTTGGGGCGGTCAGATTCTCACGGTCATTCCCGCGCGCGATCTCGTCCTGGTGATCCACTGCGGGAACTATCCAAAGGCAGGCGCCGAACAGTTTGGCGTAATCCGCACCATCATGGGCGATGTCGTGCTTCCGAGTTTTGCGTCGTGAGGCGTGTGAGAACGCTGGCACCTCGCCCCGAAAGGCAGATACTAGGGTAGGTAAAGGGCGGAAGCGTGCCCGCCGCTTGTGTCGCGCAAAGAAAAGGCGGGCGCGGTGCTACGCGCTTTTGCCTGTCTGCAAATCCTGGCGGTTTAGTCGAACAGGCTCGAGACCGACTCTTCCGCAGCGGTGCGCGTGATCGCGTCGGAGATCAGGCTGGCGATCGGGAGCATGCGGATATTGGTCGACTTGAGCACGGCCTCCGTCGGCTGGATCGAGTCGGTGATCACCAGCTCCTTGAGCTGCGAGGAAGCGATGCGGGCGGCGGCTCCGCCGGAAAGCACGCCATGGGTGATGTAGGCGTAGACTTCCTTGGCCCCCTTGGCGATCAGCGCGCCGGCCGCGTTCACCAGCGTGCCGCCGGAATCGACGATGTCGTCGACCAGGATGCAGGTGTAACCGGAGACGTCGCCGATCACATTCATGACCTCGGACTCACCCGGACGCTCGCGCCGCTTGTCGACGATCGCGAGCGGCGTGTTGATGCGCTTGGCAAGGCCGCGCGCACGCGCCACGCCGCCGACGTCCGGCGAGACCACCATCACCTTGGAGAGATCGAACTTCTCCTT
This genomic interval from Bradyrhizobium sp. CB82 contains the following:
- a CDS encoding ribose-phosphate pyrophosphokinase, with amino-acid sequence MSAKNGSIKLVAGNSNPALAQAIAQGLDLPLTKAVVRRFADMEIFVEIQENVRGSDAFILQSTSFPANDHLMELLIITDALRRSSARRITAVIPYFGYARQDRKSGSRTPISAKLVANLITQAGVDRVMTLDLHAGQIQGFFDIPTDNLYAAPLMVRDIKEKFDLSKVMVVSPDVGGVARARGLAKRINTPLAIVDKRRERPGESEVMNVIGDVSGYTCILVDDIVDSGGTLVNAAGALIAKGAKEVYAYITHGVLSGGAAARIASSQLKELVITDSIQPTEAVLKSTNIRMLPIASLISDAITRTAAEESVSSLFD
- a CDS encoding DUF1700 domain-containing protein — encoded protein: MKRADFLRILRDGLAGLPAEEIDDILADYSAHFEEARASGRAEEQVAEALGDPRRLARELRAETGLRRWENHHSLQNSTAALLALGGLAVVDVILLLPLLLVVMLILLIIAFVMLVLGIVGIGLLISLYKHLGDGRIVELVLRGLAGIALVTTGAGFGALLLLGLNAAVRWLGGYARLHYRLLKPEQPIA
- a CDS encoding thioesterase family protein, with amino-acid sequence MDAREFIKIGMSAERTLVVPPERTVGHFVSDMPLVYATPMMILEMEMTSGDAIAKHLAPGWITVGTEVDVRHLAATRVGATVRTTARVIEVERRVIRFEVEAFDGERKIGEGKHARGLVNYEQFTKRFGVPKS
- a CDS encoding PadR family transcriptional regulator; this translates as MADSANQIQLKKGALELCVLALLARGESYAYEIASTLAASVGMGEGTIYPLMRRMQDDGLVDTRLAESSSGPPRKYYRLTPAGRAALAAQKREWRTFADAVNELLGDTR
- a CDS encoding branched-chain amino acid aminotransferase, giving the protein MGVSFDNIDGVIWYDARLVPWKDANVHLLTHGLHYASCVFEGERAYGGRVFRSTAHSERLKASANILDFEIPFSVAEIDAAKQLVIDTNNLPDAYLRPIAWRGSEMMGVSAPNNTIHLAIAAWQWPSYFDPAEKLKGIRIDLAEYRRPDPRTIPALAKVSGLYMICTISKHKAERKGYADAMMLDWEGRVAECTGANIFFVRDGKLHTPIADCFLAGVTRATAIELARRRGIEVIERRIMPEELDGFAECFITGTAAEVTPVSEIAEWTFTPGAISEQLMRDYAAEVQPGASGKRRNGRRARRYAPSPRFFPGRGRGEGFSRPSCVYR
- the proC gene encoding pyrroline-5-carboxylate reductase, coding for MANDGTLKNITGTILLAGAGKMGGAMLTGWLAQGLDPRRVAVIEPHLSPEISALAAKGVALNPDVTSAGTVQTLVVAVKPQSFREAGAKLKPYVSAGTSVVSIMAGTTIASLQEICGGAVVRAMPNTPAAIGRGITVAVAANNVSDKQRAVADALLRATGLVEWVEDEGLMDAVTAVSGSGPAYVFLLAEELARAGIEAGLPEALATKLARETVAGAGELLHRSELASSTLRQNVTSPGGTTAAALEVLMGEPGLRDLMTRAIAAATKRSKELAK
- a CDS encoding 6,7-dimethyl-8-ribityllumazine synthase, whose product is MNQMLQDPQVETSQPTQHPPVPPEPPSPEHPRFAKPQRVAFVEACWHHDVVQEARFAFLKEAEARHLTHVDVFQVPGSFEIPLHAQILAKTRRYTAIVAAGLVVDGGIYRHEFVADTVIKALMDVQLRTEVPVFSAVLTPQQFHETEVHYDFFRKHFAIKGVEVAEACANTLHGLERLRGQVAAGIV
- the hisS gene encoding histidine--tRNA ligase, which encodes MAEKPKKPQKLKARLPRGLEDRDPAAIKATRQMVEKIRAVYELFGFEPVETPAMEYTDALGKFLPDQDRPNEGVFSFQDDDEQWISLRYDLTAPLARYVAENFDTLPKPYRSYRAGYVFRNEKPGPGRFRQFMQFDADTVGSATPAADAEICMMAADTMEALGIARGSYVVKVNNRKVLDGLMESIGLGGEENAGRRLTVLRAIDKLDKFPIAEVAKLLGPGRWDGGEEGKGDFTKGAGLSDSDMARVINFTGWGAPDSGSMSEHASNEVTLANFEKIVEGNALGLEGVAELSQMRDLVAAAGYDDGRVVIDPSVVRGLEYYTGPVYEVELLLDTKDEKGRPVRFGSVGGGGRYDGLVSRFRGEPVPATGFSIGVSRLQAALTLLGKLATRPEFGPVVVTVFDRDRVADYQKMVSALRTAGIRAELYLGNPKNMGNQLKYADRRNSPCVIIQGSDEKARGEVQIKDLIEGAKAAAAIASNQEWRETRPAQFSCSEADLVAKVREVLTRHDVSWG
- a CDS encoding serine hydrolase gives rise to the protein MSHLDRRRLLAVLGAGLAAPRTLLAAAPSEAIAQRLADAERDGKVFGLHVLLVSQGGRLVFEHYGRGEDERLGRPLGNVVFGPDVLHDLRSVSKSVVGLAYGVALAAGKVPPPEAKLYEQFPEYADLAGQPGRDRITIHHVLSMTLGFEWDELTIPYGQPGNSEGAMEAAPDRYRFILGLPIIGEPGVKWTYCGAATALLGRLIAKGTGEALPAYCRRVLFDPLGFGPTEWNVGRDGEPRAASGLRLLPRDLAKIGQLMLADGTWNGTSVVPADWVKRVTTPVVPTSAVRNYGYHWYMGDYNAAQGQPLHWFGGVGWGGQILTVIPARDLVLVIHCGNYPKAGAEQFGVIRTIMGDVVLPSFAS
- a CDS encoding tautomerase family protein encodes the protein MPEITISMAEGRTDEQKAGMMRDITQALVTNLGVDAEAVVIQINEAPLRHKMKGGKTFVERAAAAKK
- a CDS encoding YbjN domain-containing protein, producing MSLLESNIDSRSHPLSVVEDIAATNNWAFERSGDDEITIVSKGQWTDYQLSFTWMGEIEALHLACAFDMKIPVARRSEVQRLVAAINEQLWVGHFDLWTHTGMIMHRQALMLPGGLSASTAQCEAMLAGAIHACERYFPAFQFVVWAGKSTTEAMDAAMFDTAGEA